In a genomic window of Silurus meridionalis isolate SWU-2019-XX chromosome 27, ASM1480568v1, whole genome shotgun sequence:
- the LOC124381048 gene encoding long-chain-fatty-acid--CoA ligase ACSBG2-like, protein MEKNSRSDIKGSQHHLGEKQALQDSGGQPNGSPLIENNSMDFIATKVKEINLSHDSGITSPSGDVAAEKSRKLKTETLSETISKNEEASSKSFEEIAVDAGEVCLAPADQYWSVTRDKAVKLRMDESGKGAEPPLTIHQMFQWTVDNFGNHPALCSKEKGTWVSITYKQYQQKCRAAAKSFLKLGLERFHGVGILGFNSPEWFIANIGCIMAGGLGTGIYTTNSPEACHYVAYNCEANVLVVENDKQLAKILQIKDQLPHLKAIVQYKGEVKNKMPDLYTWSEFMKLGEEVSDAQLDEVINSQKANECCTLIYTSGTTGNPKGVMLSHDNITWITSAAGSVFNLNNGEDCLLSYLPLSHVAAQVNDMWTALKFAATTYFAQPDALKGSLLTTLREVRPTSFLGVPRVWEKIQEGMKDIGAKSSFLKKRIASWAKEIGLQASYNAMNNNPLVPWGFTLADTLVFKRVRASLGLDRCKHCFTGAAPITKDTLDYFLSLNIPIYELYGMSESTAPHTVSWTGNFRVTSCGKVIPGCKTKLYKPDADATGEVCLWGRHIFMGYLNMPDKTSEALDSEGWLHSGDLGKHDENNFLYITGRIKELIITAGGENIPPVPIEEAVKEEIPIISNAMLVGDKRKFLSMLLTVKCQVDDNGDPTDELTAMAKQFCRQHGVMASKVSEITGNKQIYKVIQDGMDKVNAKAVSNAQKIQKWMLLSHDFSITGGELGPTMKLKRPVVAKMYKNEIDNFYEA, encoded by the exons ATGGAAAAAAACTCAAGGAg TGATATAAAAGGTTCTCAGCACCATTTGGGAGAAAAGCAGGCACTCCAAGACTCCGGAGGACAACCGAATGGCAGTCCTTTAATTGAAAACAATAGCATGGATTTTATAGCCACAAAAGTGAAAGAAATCAATTTATCACATGATTCCGGGATAACAAGTCCATCTGGAGATGTGGCTGCTGAGAAATCAAGGAAGTTGAAAACAGAAACATTGTCCGAAACAATCAGTAAAAATGAGGAAGCATCTTCCAAGAGTTTTGAGGAAATTGCGGTTGATGCAG GGGAGGTGTGCTTGGCTCCAGCCGACCAGTACTGGAGTGTGACAAGGGACAAGGCAGTGAAGCTAAGAATGGATGAGTCGGGTAAAGGTGCTGAGCCTCCTCTTACCATCCATCAAATGTTCCAGTGGACTGTGGACAATTTCGGAAATCACCCTGCACTCTGCTCAAAGGAGAAAGGAACCTGGGTTTCAATTACTTACAAACAATATCAGCAGAAGTGTCGAGCTGCAGCCAAAAGCTTTCTCAAG ttggggCTGGAGCGGTTCCATGGTGTTGGCATTCTGGGATTCAATTCTCCTGAGTGGTTCATTGCAAACATCGGTTGCATCATGGCAGG AGGCCTTGGTACTGGAATCTACACCACCAACTCTCCAGAAGCCTGCCACTATGTGGCTTACAACTGCGAAGCCAATGTTTTAGTGGTTGAAAATGACAAACAACTAGCAAAAATCCTTCAG ATTAAAGACCAACTACCACATCTGAAAGCAATCGTTCAGTACAAGGGAGAAGTGAAGAATAAGATGCCAGACTTATACACG TGGTCTGAGTTTATGAAACTTGGGGAGGAGGTTTCAGACGCTCAGCTGGATGAAGTAATTAACAGTCAGAAGGCTAATGAATGCTGCACCCTCATCTATACTTCAGGAACCACAGGAAACCCTAAAGGAGTTATGCTCAGTCATGACAAT ATCACATGGATCACCAGTGCAGCGGGGTCTGTGTTTAATCTGAACAATGGGGAGGATTGTCTATTGAGTTATCTACCCCTCAGTCACGTGGCTGCCCAAGTAAATGACATGTGGACTGCTCTTAAATTTGCAGCCACCACCTATTTTGCCCAACCAGATGCACTGAAG GGTTCTTTGCTCACTACGCTGAGAGAAGTGCGTCCTACAAGCTTCCTGGGTGTTCCACGTGTGTGGGAAAAGATTCAGGAAGGAATGAAAGACATCGGTGCAAAATCTTCATTCTTGAAAAAGAGAATTGCAAGTTGGGCTAAGGAAATAGGTCTTCAGGCCAGCTACAATGCAATGAACAA TAATCCATTAGTGCCCTGGGGCTTTACTTTGGCTGATACCCTGGTCTTTAAGAGAGTACGTGCTTCTCTTGGGCTGGATCGTTGCAAGCACTGCTTTACAGGAGCAGCACCAATCACCAAGGACACACTGGATTACTTTTTGAGTCTGAACATTCCTATCTATGAGCTGTATGGAATGAGTGAGAGTACCGCCCCTCACACTGTATCCTGGACTGGCAACTTCCGTGTTACAAG CTGTGGAAAGGTGATACCAGGCTGCAAAACAAAGCTGTACAAGCCAGATGCAGATGCCACTGGGGAGGTGTGTTTATGGGGCCGTCACATCTTCATGGGCTACCTGAACATGCCCGATAAAACCAGTGAGGCACTGGACTCAGAAGGCTGGCTGCACTCAGGAGATCTTGGAAAGCATGATGAAAATAACTTTCTTTACATCACAGGCAGGATAAAAG agCTGATCATTACTGCTGGAGGAGAGAACATCCCTCCAGTCCCCATTGAGGAAGCAGTCAAGGAGGAAATACCAATCATTAGCAATGCCATGCTGGTGGGGGACAAAAGGAAATTCCTCTCCATGCTTCTCACTGTCAAA TGTCAGGTTGATGACAATGGAGACCCCACAGACGAGCTGACCGCAATGGCCAAGCAGTTCTGTAGGCAGCATGGCGTCATGGCAAGCAAAGTTTCAGAGATCACTGGCAACAAACAGATTTACAAAGTCATCCAGGATGGTATGGACAAAGTCAATGCTAAGGCTGTATCAAATGCTCAGAAGATACAGAAATGGATGCTCCTATCACATGACTTTTCCATTACTGGAGGAGAGCTTG GTCCTACTATGAAGCTTAAAAGGCCAGTCGTCgcgaaaatgtacaaaaatgaaATTGACAATTTTTATGAAGCATAA